One Phaseolus vulgaris cultivar G19833 chromosome 11, P. vulgaris v2.0, whole genome shotgun sequence genomic window carries:
- the LOC137831192 gene encoding borneol dehydrogenase, mitochondrial-like isoform X2, translated as MATLPLISAAGKRLEGKVAMITGGASGIGEATARLFSKHGAHVVIADIQDHLGLSLSKELESASYIHCDVTNEDHVENAVNTVVSKHGKLDTMFNNAGITGANKTSILDNTKSEFEAVINVNLVGVFLGTKHAARVMIPAGRGSIVNTASVCGSIGGVASHAYTSSKHGVVGLTRNTAVELGAFGVRVNCVSPYVVATPLAKNFFKLDDKGVHGVYTNLKGAVLEPKDVAEAALYLASDESKYVSGHNLVVDGAFTVVNNGFCVFGQSS; from the exons ATGGCTACTCTCCCTCTTATCTCAGCTGCCGGAAAAAG GCTTGAGGGGAAAGTGGCAATGATCACTGGTGGTGCAAGCGGCATAGGTGAGGCCACTGCAAGACTCTTCTCTAAGCATGGAGCACACGTAGTGATAGCTGATATCCAAGACCATTTAGGTCTTTCTCTCAGCAAGGAGTTGGAATCCGCTTCCTACATCCATTGCGATGTCACAAACGAAGACCACGTTGAGAATGCTGTGAACACAGTGGTTTCCAAACATGGCAAACTAGATACGATGTTCAACAACGCCGGCATAACTGGGGCGAACAAAACCAGCATACTGGACAACACGAAGTCCGAATTTGAGGCAGTGATTAACGTTAACCTAGTTGGTGTTTTTCTTGGAACAAAGCACGCTGCAAGGGTTATGATTCCTGCGGGAAGAGGAAGCATAGTTAACACTGCTAGTGTTTGCGGAAGCATAGGTGGCGTGGCCTCACACGCGTACACAAGTTCCAAACACGGTGTGGTGGGACTGACGAGAAACACTGCGGTGGAGCTTGGAGCATTCGGGGTGAGGGTGAATTGCGTGTCACCCTACGTGGTTGCCACGCCCTTGGCTAAGAACTTTTTTAAGCTTGACGACAAGGGGGTTCACGGAGTGTACACAAACCTAAAGGGTGCTGTTCTTGAGCCGAAAGATGTGGCCGAAGCTGCTCTTTATTTAGCCAGTGATGAGTCCAAGTATGTTAGTGGTCACAATCTTGTGGTAGATGGAGCCTTCACTGTTGTCAACAATGGCTTTTGTGTCTTTGGACAGTCTTCCTGA
- the LOC137831192 gene encoding borneol dehydrogenase, mitochondrial-like isoform X1 has product MATLPLISAAGKSRLEGKVAMITGGASGIGEATARLFSKHGAHVVIADIQDHLGLSLSKELESASYIHCDVTNEDHVENAVNTVVSKHGKLDTMFNNAGITGANKTSILDNTKSEFEAVINVNLVGVFLGTKHAARVMIPAGRGSIVNTASVCGSIGGVASHAYTSSKHGVVGLTRNTAVELGAFGVRVNCVSPYVVATPLAKNFFKLDDKGVHGVYTNLKGAVLEPKDVAEAALYLASDESKYVSGHNLVVDGAFTVVNNGFCVFGQSS; this is encoded by the exons ATGGCTACTCTCCCTCTTATCTCAGCTGCCGGAAAAAG CAGGCTTGAGGGGAAAGTGGCAATGATCACTGGTGGTGCAAGCGGCATAGGTGAGGCCACTGCAAGACTCTTCTCTAAGCATGGAGCACACGTAGTGATAGCTGATATCCAAGACCATTTAGGTCTTTCTCTCAGCAAGGAGTTGGAATCCGCTTCCTACATCCATTGCGATGTCACAAACGAAGACCACGTTGAGAATGCTGTGAACACAGTGGTTTCCAAACATGGCAAACTAGATACGATGTTCAACAACGCCGGCATAACTGGGGCGAACAAAACCAGCATACTGGACAACACGAAGTCCGAATTTGAGGCAGTGATTAACGTTAACCTAGTTGGTGTTTTTCTTGGAACAAAGCACGCTGCAAGGGTTATGATTCCTGCGGGAAGAGGAAGCATAGTTAACACTGCTAGTGTTTGCGGAAGCATAGGTGGCGTGGCCTCACACGCGTACACAAGTTCCAAACACGGTGTGGTGGGACTGACGAGAAACACTGCGGTGGAGCTTGGAGCATTCGGGGTGAGGGTGAATTGCGTGTCACCCTACGTGGTTGCCACGCCCTTGGCTAAGAACTTTTTTAAGCTTGACGACAAGGGGGTTCACGGAGTGTACACAAACCTAAAGGGTGCTGTTCTTGAGCCGAAAGATGTGGCCGAAGCTGCTCTTTATTTAGCCAGTGATGAGTCCAAGTATGTTAGTGGTCACAATCTTGTGGTAGATGGAGCCTTCACTGTTGTCAACAATGGCTTTTGTGTCTTTGGACAGTCTTCCTGA